In one window of Arachis ipaensis cultivar K30076 chromosome B06, Araip1.1, whole genome shotgun sequence DNA:
- the LOC107646514 gene encoding uncharacterized protein LOC107646514, which yields MENGVFRFQLFRLHGDEHVQLMFDIHGRIMCEQVMELSAEVGHGGSGGSVHETYVQDDRPLAPPPIHVAIPEHEAEEGEEESDEDYVANSESSDGGDEDEFVPETPAGAVARHVLPPPHLIPALLAVPSHYHSLDLDAMHERTPVSNTYEVDYNLEGNVEFWVGHRFRSREAVLYGVKNYSIRKSVEYRVIKSDQLKYHVQCRQADSGCQWSLRVALRQNLGYWEVRRFGGPHSCLAPTISQDHRQLDSSLICRVILSLIQSNPSISISVLQGAVQASYHFKHSYRKVWMAKQKAIARIYGDWEESYNKVPKLLQALQSCFPGTIRDLRVKPYYDGHFMAFKHCKPFLSVDSAHLYGKYGRVLFIVVAQDRNSNILPIAFAIVESESTESWSFFLTNLRHHVTPQDGLLVISDRSQAIKATLSSDDSGWHPPRAIKTLQCRTLASC from the exons ATGGAAAATGGAGTCTTCCGGTTTCAACTATTTCGACTTCACGGAGACGAGCATGTGCAACTGATGTTTGACATTCACGGGAGGATCATGTGTGAACAGGTAATGGAGCTGTCCGCCGAGGTGGGTCACGGTGGTAGTGGGGGTTCCGTACACGAAACCTATGTGCAGGACGACCGACCTCTCGCACCACCGCCCATTCATGTCGCGATTCCGGAGCATGAGGCAGAGGAGGGTGAGGAGGAGTCGGACGAGGATTATGTGGCGAACAGTGAGTCTTCCGATGGTGGCGATGAGGATGAGTTTGTGCCGGAGACACCTGCCGGGGCTGTAGCGCGCCATGTGCTGCCTCCACCTCACCTAATTCCGGCGTTGTTGGCTGTGCCAAGTCACTATCACAGTCTAGATCTAGACGCCATGCATGAGAGGACCCCGGTTTCTAACACCTATGAAGTGGATTACAACCTAGAAGGCAATGTAGAGTTTTGGGTCGGACACAGGTTCAGAAGCCGAGAGGCAGTACTTTACggtgtgaagaactacagtattcgCAAGAGTGTTGAGTACCGAGTGATCAAGTCCGACCagttaaagtaccatgtgcagtGCCGTCAAGCCGACAGTGGGTGTCAATGGAGCCTCCGTGTGGCCCTTCGTCAGAATCTCGGATACTG GGAAGTTCGGAGGTTTGGTGGACCACACAGCTGTCTAGCACCCACCATATCTCAAGACCATCGTCAATTAGATAGCAGTCTCATCTGCAGGGTCATATTGTCCTTGATTCAGTCCAACCCCTCTATCAGTATCTCGGTCTTGCAAGGTGCGGTCCAGGCAAGCTATCACTTCAAACACTCATACAGAAAGGTGTggatggcaaagcagaaagcAATTGCACGGATCTACGGTGATTGGGAAGAGTCGTACAACAAGGTGCCGAAACTACTTCAAGCACTGCAGAGCTGTTTCCCCGGCACCATACGTGACCTACGCGTCAAACCGTACTACGATGGACACTTCATG GccttcaagcattgcaagccgtTTTTATCTGTAGACAGCGCTCATCTGTATGGCAAGTACGGTAGAGTGTTGTTTATTGTGGTGGCGCAAGACAGGAACAGCAATATACTGCCAATTGCTTTTGCCATTGTTGAGTCTGAGAGCACCGAGTCATGGTCGTTCTTCCTTACTAATTTGAGGCACCACGTCACCCCACAAGACGGCTTGCTGGTTATATCCGACAGATCTCAGGCCATCAAGGCTACCCTAAGCTCCGATGATAGTGGTTGGCATCCCCCTAGGGCGATCAAAACCCTCCAATGCAGGACCCTGGCCTCATGCTAA
- the LOC107645937 gene encoding probable protein phosphatase 2C 34 produces MGHLSSMLNGLARWKKGKSSGRCVGRDAAEAMAREAKKNDLILCSSGTVNVDGSKNYASIFSKKGQKGVNQDCCVVWEEYGCQEDMIFCGIFDGHGPWGHFVAKKVRETMPSSLLCNWQEALAQSPLDPEIDVEQEKKQNRFNIWKHSYLKTCAAIDQELFRYRKIDSFYSGTTALSVVRQGELIIIANVGDSRAVLATSSDDGSLVPVQLTVDFKPNLPQEAERIMQCQGRVFCLHDEPGVHRVWLPDEDSPGLAMSRAFGDYCIKDYGIISVPEVTHRHISTKDQFVVLATDGVWDVISNEEAVDIVSSTAEKSKSAKRLVECAAHAWKRKRRGIAMDDISAICLFFHTSSSPHQVTSLATLK; encoded by the exons ATGGGGCATTTATCTTCTATGTTGAATGGTTTGGCGAGGTGGAAGAAGGGAAAAAGTTCTGGCAGATGTGTCGGTAGAGATGCTGCTGAAGCTATGGCAAGGGAAGCCAAGAAAAATGACTTGATTCTATGCAGTTCCGGCACTGTCAATGTTGATGGTTCAAAGAACTATGCCTCAATCTTTTCCAAGAAAGGCCAGAAAGGTGTGAACCAAGATTGCTGTGTAGTCTGGGAG GAATATGGGTGCCAAGAGGACATGATATTCTGTGGGATATTTGATGGGCATGGGCCATGGGGTCACTTTGTGGCAAAGAAAGTGAGAGAGACAATGCCATCATCTTTGCTATGCAATTGGCAGGAGGCACTTGCACAATCTCCTCTTGATCCTGAGATTGATGTTGAGCAAGAGAAGAAGCAGAACCGTTTCAACATATGGAAGCACTCTTACTTGAAGACTTGTGCTGCCATTGATCAAGAACTCTTTCGCTACCGCAAGATCGACTCCTTTTACAGCGGAACCACTGCTCTTTCAGTTGTTAGACAg GGTGAACTCATCATTATAGCAAATGTAGGTGATTCCCGTGCTGTGTTAGCTACATCATCAGATGATGGAAGTTTGGTTCCAGTTCAATTAACAGTTGATTTCAAGCCCAATTTACCCC AGGAGGCAGAGAGAATAATGCAGTGCCAGGGGAGGGTGTTCTGCTTACATGATGAACCAGGGGTGCATAGGGTGTGGCTGCCGGACGAGGACTCACCGGGACTCGCCATGTCTAGAGCTTTTGGTGATTACTGCATCAAAGATTATGGTATTATATCAGTACCTGAGGTCACACACAGACATATAAGCACCAAAGACCAGTTTGTTGTGCTAGCCACTGATGGG GTTTGGGATGTGATCTCCAATGAAGAAGCAGTGGACATTGTATCATCAACAGCGGAGAAATCAAAGTCGGCGAAGCGGTTGGTGGAGTGCGCGGCGCACGCATGGAAGCGCAAGAGGCGGGGGATAGCCATGGATGACATTTCAGCTATTTGTCTCTTCTTCCATACTTCTTCTTCACCTCACCAAGTTACCTCACTTGCCACTCTAAAATAG
- the LOC107646513 gene encoding uncharacterized protein LOC107646513 has protein sequence MSGVGGLMGPSHEHQPTVEEQDQLKRSIKKVRKDGEGFTGTQLLLPRDEEWMRDSIKVEENFKAEKSFAQMVRGGPTKDQMEEDIVELGKEGNISSEDDKEEKEHRGEETDTCNTENIRVEKTKEGLYNIVISNAIERDLWKPWLNTLIAKLMGRRVGYAAIKRRLETMWSKTVDVIDLSNDFYLVKFYASEDFDFALMDGPWKVYDHYLTVRLWEPNFNPLRATIDKITAWVRLPDLPIELYDRTILRRIGNLIGRMVKVDNNTANLCREKFARLCVEVDLTKPLMGKYLFNGEEYHVEYEGIHQICFSCGRIDHDQQHCNIRKEKEVAARVENSEQSTYENEEN, from the coding sequence ATGTCCGGTGTCGGAGGTCTTATGGGACCCTCTCATGAGCATCAACCTACAGTAGAAGAACAAGACCAACTTAAGAGAAGCATTAAAAAGGTAAGAAAAGATGGAGAAGGTTTCACTGGTACTCAACTTCTCCTACCGAGAGATGAGGAATGGATGCGAGACAGCATAAAAGTAGAGGAAAATTTTAAAGCTGAAAAATCTTTTGCCCAGATGGTAAGAGGTGGACCCACTAAAGACCAAATGGAAGAAGACATCGTTGAACTTGGTAAAGAAGGAAACATAAGCAGTGAAGATGACAAAGAAGAGAAAGAGCATCGGGGAGAAGAAACTGACACTTGCAACACAGAGAACATAAGAGTAGAAAAGACAAAAGAGGGCCTTTATAATATCGTCATTAGCAATGCTATTGAGAGAGATCTTTGGAAACCATGGTTGAATACCTTAATAGCGAAGTTGATGGGTAGAAGGGTGGGATATGCTGCTATCAAAAGAAGGTTAGAGACCATGTGGAGCAAAACTGTAGACGTTATCGACTTAAGTAACGATTTTTATCTAGTCAAATTCTATGCTAGTGAGGATTTTGACTTTGCCCTCATGGATGGGCCTTGGAAGGTTTATGACCACTACCTAACAGTCAGACTGTGGGAGCCAAATTTTAATCCACTAAGAGCTACAATTGACAAAATCACAGCATGGGTGAGGTTACCGGATTTGCCGATTGAGCTTTATGACAGAACCATATTGAGGAGAATAGGTAATCTTATTGGAAGAATGGTGAAGGTTGACAATAACACAGCCAATCTATGTAGAGAAAAATTTGCCCGACTATGTGTAGAGGTAGATCTCACCAAACCTTTGATGGGAAAGTATTTGTTTAATGGAGAAGAGTACCATGTGGAGTATGAAGGAATCCACCAAATCTGTTTTTCATGTGGAAGAATAGACCATGATCAACAGCATTGCAAtataagaaaagagaaagaggTGGCAGCAAGAGTAGAAAATAGCGAACAAAGCACATACGAAAACGAAGAAAATTAG